TTTTGTACGGCGTTTGCAACTACATCATTCACCACAGCATAATCATAAGACGCCATCATTTCGATTTCTTTCTTAGCTGTTTCCATGCGTTCCTCGACAACTTCCATCGATTCTGTACCGCGCCCGATAATCCGGTTTTTAAGTTCGGACAAATCTGGTGGCGTTAAGAAAATGAAAATCCCTTCTGGCATCGCTTTTCGAACTTGCATTGCTCCTTGCACTTCAATTTCGAGAAAAATATCCACTCCTGCGGCAAGTTTTTCCTCGACATATTCAAGCGGAGTGCCGTAATAGTTACCGACATACTCTGCATATTCT
The sequence above is drawn from the Listeria monocytogenes genome and encodes:
- the gmk gene encoding guanylate kinase, with the translated sequence MTERGLLIVLSGPSGVGKGTVREAVFKDPETSFDYSISMTTRLPREGEQDGVDYYFRSREVFEQAIKDGKMLEYAEYVGNYYGTPLEYVEEKLAAGVDIFLEIEVQGAMQVRKAMPEGIFIFLTPPDLSELKNRIIGRGTESMEVVEERMETAKKEIEMMASYDYAVVNDVVANAVQKIKGIVETEHLKTERVIHRYKKMLEGLQ